From Chloracidobacterium sp. N, the proteins below share one genomic window:
- a CDS encoding sigma-54 dependent transcriptional regulator, with the protein MTRHILVVDDDAASCELLREIFTARGWQVSTATTPEAARLCFARQAFDLVISDINLEAEATGLDLLTDFRAHCPVILITGFGTLDAAVAALRDGAWDFISKPFKVDEVVAAVQSALARKDEARKGEAPAAAPAVGLADASGLVGRSAAMVALYKEIARVAPTRSTVLVLGESGTGKELVARAIHRHSPRSGGPFIPVNCGALPEPLLEAELFGHVRGAFTSAVADRRGLWEEAHHGTLFLDEIGDLPLPMQVKLLRALQEGEVRRLGAARPQQVDVRVIAATNRALEAEVAAGRFREDLYYRLSTVTLHVPPLRQRRDDLPLLAEAFLRQVAQTVGRHLWFEPATLTVLAAYDFPGNVRELQSVIEYAALHARDDVIRPEDLPLKLQPVKPSVPDTSPAGSDPNPFADLPTLDELERRYLTYVLEAVSGHRTRAAEVLGVDRRTLYRMAERLGVKLTDDRGLDEP; encoded by the coding sequence ATGACCAGACATATTCTCGTGGTGGATGACGACGCCGCTTCGTGTGAGCTGCTGCGTGAAATCTTCACGGCGCGCGGCTGGCAGGTCTCCACGGCCACCACACCGGAAGCCGCCCGCCTGTGCTTTGCCCGGCAGGCTTTTGACCTGGTCATCAGCGACATCAACCTGGAAGCCGAGGCCACGGGACTCGACCTGCTCACTGACTTCCGTGCCCACTGCCCGGTCATTCTCATCACCGGGTTCGGCACCCTCGATGCCGCCGTGGCTGCGTTGCGCGACGGCGCGTGGGATTTCATTTCCAAGCCGTTCAAGGTGGATGAGGTCGTGGCGGCCGTCCAATCGGCCCTTGCCCGGAAGGACGAAGCCCGGAAGGGGGAAGCACCGGCGGCTGCGCCGGCCGTAGGCCTGGCCGATGCGTCCGGCCTGGTCGGGCGCTCGGCAGCCATGGTGGCGCTGTACAAAGAAATTGCGCGGGTGGCACCCACGCGCTCGACGGTGCTGGTGCTGGGGGAGTCCGGCACGGGGAAGGAACTCGTCGCCCGGGCCATTCACCGGCATAGCCCACGGTCAGGCGGCCCCTTCATCCCGGTCAACTGCGGCGCTTTGCCGGAACCGCTGCTTGAAGCCGAACTGTTCGGGCATGTCCGTGGGGCGTTCACCAGCGCCGTGGCCGACCGCCGGGGACTGTGGGAGGAAGCCCATCACGGAACGCTTTTTCTGGACGAAATCGGCGACCTTCCGCTGCCGATGCAGGTCAAGCTGCTCCGGGCCTTGCAGGAAGGGGAAGTCCGCCGCCTGGGGGCGGCGCGGCCGCAGCAGGTGGATGTCCGGGTCATTGCCGCCACCAACCGCGCCCTCGAAGCCGAAGTCGCCGCCGGACGCTTCCGGGAAGACCTGTACTACCGGCTCAGTACGGTCACGCTGCACGTGCCGCCCCTGCGCCAGCGGCGTGACGATTTGCCGCTACTGGCCGAGGCCTTTCTGCGCCAGGTGGCACAGACCGTGGGACGCCACCTGTGGTTTGAACCGGCAACGCTCACCGTTCTGGCGGCCTACGACTTTCCCGGCAACGTCCGTGAACTCCAGTCCGTGATTGAGTACGCGGCGCTCCACGCCCGCGATGACGTTATCCGCCCGGAAGATTTGCCGCTCAAACTGCAACCCGTGAAGCCGTCCGTCCCGGACACATCTCCGGCCGGGAGCGACCCGAACCCCTTTGCCGACCTGCCGACGCTGGATGAACTGGAGCGGCGTTACCTGACCTATGTGCTCGAAGCCGTCAGCGGCCACCGTACGCGCGCTGCCGAAGTGCTCGGCGTTGATCGCCGGACGCTGTACCGCATGGCTGAACGGCTGGGGGTGAAGCTGACCGATGACCGGGGCCTGGACGAACCCTGA
- a CDS encoding arginine repressor, whose translation MDKSARQQALLEVIHQERLSTQAELCAALAARYGITCDQGTISRDIKELGIVRLTDASGSYYGRLAGSLPSSNEAFLLSRLVRRVADAGNLVVVHTDAANAHPVAEALDRLAFPEVVGTVAGDNTVLVVVKTAGKARRVVERIVAIAGLDSGPHNGNKRERKKGGKSAK comes from the coding sequence ATGGACAAATCCGCGCGTCAGCAGGCGTTGCTGGAGGTCATTCACCAAGAGCGACTCAGCACCCAGGCGGAACTGTGTGCGGCGCTGGCTGCCCGGTACGGCATCACCTGTGACCAGGGCACCATCTCGCGCGACATCAAGGAACTGGGAATCGTGCGACTGACGGATGCCAGTGGCAGCTACTACGGGCGGCTGGCGGGCAGTCTGCCCAGCTCAAACGAGGCGTTTTTGTTGTCGCGGCTGGTGCGGCGCGTCGCGGACGCGGGAAATCTGGTTGTGGTGCACACCGACGCCGCCAATGCCCATCCGGTGGCCGAGGCGCTCGACCGGCTGGCGTTCCCGGAGGTCGTCGGCACGGTGGCCGGCGACAATACGGTGCTGGTCGTCGTCAAAACGGCGGGCAAGGCGCGGCGGGTGGTCGAGCGGATTGTGGCGATTGCCGGTCTGGACAGCGGGCCGCACAATGGAAACAAGCGCGAGCGAAAAAAGGGAGGGAAATCCGCGAAATGA
- a CDS encoding argininosuccinate synthase: MKKIALSYSGGLDTSVILAWLKETYGVPVVAFVADVGQNEDLAAVREKALATGADEVVVADVREEFVRDYVFPALAAHAVYEGSYLLGTALARPVIAKALVAAARATGCDAIAHGATGKGNDQVRFELTVAALAPELGIIAPWRTWSFVGRRDLLAYAGRHGIPTPVTAEKPYSTDANAMHISYEGGVLEDPWQAPPEGMFQWTTDPEKAPDEPAFVEIAFERGRPVAIDGEALSPFRLLERANALGARHGIGRVDIVENRFIGLKSRGVYETPGATLLMQAHRAVESLTLDREVAHFKETLGLKFAELVYNGFWFSPEMELLRATLTHTQRNVTGTARLKLYKGAAYVVGRKSPVGLYNAEAVSFETRPQVAPADAGGFIAIHSLRLRQQARLSSEDSAG, translated from the coding sequence ATGAAAAAAATAGCCCTGTCCTACAGCGGCGGCCTCGATACGAGCGTCATTCTGGCGTGGCTGAAGGAAACCTACGGCGTGCCGGTGGTGGCGTTCGTGGCCGATGTCGGGCAGAACGAAGACCTGGCTGCAGTGCGGGAAAAGGCGCTGGCAACCGGGGCGGATGAGGTCGTTGTGGCGGATGTCAGGGAAGAGTTCGTGCGCGACTACGTGTTTCCGGCGCTGGCGGCGCATGCCGTGTATGAAGGCTCCTACCTGCTGGGGACGGCGCTGGCCCGGCCGGTCATTGCCAAAGCACTCGTCGCGGCGGCGCGGGCGACCGGCTGTGACGCGATTGCCCACGGAGCAACGGGCAAGGGCAACGATCAGGTACGCTTTGAGTTGACCGTCGCTGCCCTGGCGCCGGAGCTGGGCATCATTGCGCCCTGGCGCACCTGGTCGTTTGTGGGGCGGCGCGACCTGCTGGCCTATGCCGGACGGCATGGCATTCCGACGCCGGTCACAGCCGAAAAGCCCTACTCGACCGATGCCAACGCCATGCACATCAGCTATGAAGGCGGTGTACTGGAAGACCCTTGGCAGGCGCCGCCGGAGGGGATGTTTCAGTGGACGACCGATCCCGAAAAAGCTCCCGATGAACCGGCTTTTGTTGAGATTGCCTTCGAGCGCGGACGGCCCGTGGCCATTGACGGCGAGGCGCTGTCACCCTTCCGGCTGCTGGAGCGCGCCAACGCGCTGGGAGCGCGTCATGGGATTGGGCGCGTGGACATCGTTGAAAACCGCTTCATCGGGCTGAAGTCACGCGGCGTCTATGAAACGCCGGGTGCGACGCTGCTGATGCAGGCACACCGGGCGGTGGAGTCGCTGACGCTCGACCGCGAAGTGGCCCATTTCAAGGAAACGCTGGGTCTGAAATTTGCCGAACTGGTCTATAACGGCTTCTGGTTTTCACCTGAAATGGAGTTGTTGCGGGCGACCCTGACGCACACTCAACGGAACGTAACCGGAACGGCGCGTTTAAAGCTCTACAAGGGCGCGGCCTATGTTGTCGGTCGGAAGTCGCCGGTTGGTCTCTATAATGCCGAGGCGGTGAGTTTCGAGACGCGCCCGCAGGTTGCACCGGCCGACGCCGGAGGCTTCATCGCCATCCATTCCTTACGTTTGCGGCAGCAGGCTCGCCTGTCTTCCGAAGACAGTGCGGGCTGA
- the argH gene encoding argininosuccinate lyase — MSADVSNAQALRAAFTAPMQEEIARFVASVEEDRHLLDADLRGSLAHVAMLEACGILTAEQAARLRQGLEQIRAEGLELDPAYEDVHMNVERRLEELVGEDARLLHTARSRNDQVALDLRLYVRDCENRLRKALDELTTALVDKAEAYADVVLPGYTHLQRAQPVSLAHVLLAYHAALGRDRERLRQPLISPLGAGALAGTAIPIDPHRTAQELGADGVFSNALDAVTDRDFAVAFVFASALLAVHLSQLAETLILWCSQEFNFIRLPDELTTGSSLMPQKKNPDCLELVRGRAGQCIGELVNLLTTLKGLPTGYNRDLQETKPPVMRVSATVLASVKVCTLAVQHMTVHREVMRQAASDEKLYATDLVEQLVSQGVPFRTAYARIGNLVRRGVAFSQVAADEWATLGLRVMPETLTPEQSIAGRASHGGTSPGRIADQIAAARATRREDVP, encoded by the coding sequence ATGAGTGCTGACGTATCCAACGCCCAGGCGCTGCGGGCGGCTTTTACTGCGCCGATGCAGGAGGAGATCGCCCGCTTCGTCGCTTCGGTGGAGGAAGACCGTCATCTGCTCGATGCCGATCTGCGCGGCTCGCTCGCGCACGTCGCCATGCTTGAAGCCTGCGGCATTCTGACGGCCGAACAGGCAGCGCGCCTGCGCCAGGGACTGGAGCAGATTCGCGCCGAAGGTCTTGAGCTCGATCCGGCCTACGAAGACGTGCACATGAACGTCGAGCGGCGGCTGGAAGAGCTGGTTGGCGAGGATGCCCGCCTGCTGCATACGGCGCGCAGCCGCAATGATCAGGTGGCGCTGGATTTGCGGCTCTACGTACGCGACTGCGAGAACCGGTTGCGGAAGGCGCTGGATGAGCTGACAACGGCGTTGGTGGACAAGGCGGAAGCCTATGCTGATGTCGTCCTGCCGGGCTACACGCATCTTCAGCGGGCGCAGCCGGTTTCGCTGGCGCACGTCCTGCTGGCTTACCATGCGGCACTGGGGCGCGACCGGGAGCGGCTGCGGCAACCGCTGATTTCACCGCTGGGCGCCGGGGCGCTGGCCGGTACGGCCATTCCCATTGATCCACACCGGACGGCACAGGAACTGGGCGCTGACGGTGTGTTCAGCAATGCGCTCGATGCGGTCACGGACCGGGATTTCGCGGTGGCGTTCGTGTTTGCCAGCGCGCTGCTGGCCGTCCATCTCTCGCAGCTTGCCGAGACGCTCATCCTGTGGTGTTCGCAGGAGTTCAACTTCATCCGCCTGCCGGATGAGCTGACGACTGGCTCCAGCCTGATGCCACAGAAGAAAAACCCGGATTGCCTGGAGCTGGTGCGCGGGCGGGCCGGACAGTGCATTGGCGAGCTGGTCAACCTGTTGACCACGCTCAAGGGACTGCCGACCGGATACAACCGGGATTTGCAGGAAACGAAACCGCCCGTGATGCGGGTCAGTGCGACGGTGCTGGCTTCGGTCAAGGTTTGTACGCTGGCCGTGCAGCACATGACGGTTCACCGTGAAGTCATGCGTCAGGCGGCGTCAGATGAAAAGCTGTATGCCACTGACCTGGTTGAGCAACTGGTTTCCCAGGGGGTTCCGTTTCGGACGGCCTACGCCAGGATTGGCAATTTGGTGCGGCGCGGAGTAGCCTTTTCACAAGTCGCAGCGGATGAATGGGCAACGCTCGGTCTGCGCGTCATGCCTGAAACCTTGACCCCGGAACAGTCCATTGCCGGACGCGCTTCCCACGGAGGCACGTCGCCAGGGCGAATTGCCGACCAGATTGCTGCGGCGCGCGCCACGCGCCGGGAGGACGTACCATGA
- the argC gene encoding N-acetyl-gamma-glutamyl-phosphate reductase: MVASSSTSAARRRVAVVGASGYIGGELLRLLLAHPQVEVVAITGREAAGKPLDAVHPNLTGTGLVFAPLTETGSAEVIFLSLPNGEAMTHIDALAGEARIVDASADFRLRDRSVYDATYGRPHAAAAWLSRFVYGLPELFRADLCRAHYVAAPGCFATAVTLALYPLVAAGWLEQAFVNGVTGSSGAGASPRATTHHPFRADALFAYEPFTHRHVPEIAQALRLKTGQEVDFVFQPHSGPFVRGILVTVYARLRQSLSPEGLHRLYAEHYADAPFIRLRETPPNIKWVGGTNYCDLGLAVRGQTAIVWAALDNVIKGGGGQALQCFNLMHGLPETLGLTAFACNP; encoded by the coding sequence ATGGTTGCATCGTCATCCACATCGGCGGCGCGGCGGCGCGTCGCCGTCGTCGGCGCCTCCGGTTACATTGGCGGAGAACTGCTTCGCCTCCTGCTGGCGCACCCACAGGTTGAAGTTGTTGCCATCACCGGGCGGGAAGCGGCTGGCAAACCCTTGGACGCTGTTCATCCCAACCTGACGGGAACGGGTCTGGTGTTTGCTCCGCTAACCGAAACCGGGAGTGCGGAAGTCATCTTTCTGTCCCTGCCCAATGGCGAAGCCATGACGCACATTGACGCGCTTGCCGGAGAGGCGCGCATTGTGGATGCCTCGGCTGATTTCCGGCTGCGTGACCGGTCGGTGTATGACGCAACCTACGGGCGTCCACATGCGGCAGCGGCGTGGCTTTCGCGCTTTGTGTATGGCCTGCCGGAGCTGTTTCGGGCAGACCTCTGTCGGGCGCACTACGTAGCGGCGCCGGGCTGTTTCGCCACAGCGGTCACTCTGGCTTTGTACCCACTCGTTGCTGCCGGTTGGCTGGAACAGGCTTTTGTCAACGGTGTCACTGGCTCTTCGGGAGCGGGGGCCAGCCCACGGGCCACGACGCACCATCCGTTCCGGGCGGACGCCCTGTTTGCCTACGAGCCGTTCACCCATCGGCACGTGCCCGAAATTGCCCAGGCCCTGCGGCTCAAAACCGGACAGGAAGTTGACTTTGTCTTCCAGCCGCACTCCGGCCCGTTTGTGCGGGGGATTCTCGTCACCGTCTATGCCCGGTTGCGCCAGAGCCTTTCACCCGAAGGGCTGCACCGGCTCTACGCGGAACACTATGCCGACGCGCCTTTCATCCGCCTGCGTGAGACACCGCCCAACATCAAGTGGGTTGGTGGGACGAACTACTGTGACCTTGGGCTGGCCGTCCGTGGGCAAACGGCCATCGTCTGGGCGGCGCTGGACAATGTCATCAAAGGCGGCGGCGGGCAGGCGCTCCAGTGCTTCAACCTCATGCATGGTCTGCCTGAAACGCTCGGTCTGACCGCTTTTGCGTGCAATCCATGA
- a CDS encoding N-acetylornithine carbamoyltransferase, which produces MRHFINTGDYDRATLETILTHAMTHRGERSTALSGRTVALMFFDSSLRTRASFAVGIAQLGGNSVTFEVGRGTWNLEYQEGVIMDGDKPEHIADAAQVLSRYFDVLAIRCFPSLKRPEEDAADPVIEAFRRYATVPVINLESALYHPCQAMADMLTIRERFGRTEGVRVALAWTPHIKALPTAVPNSFALVAAQLGCRLTIVAPPEFPLPDVVMERLGDVEVVHDQSVLARQDVVYAKSWASLVNYGAPPPARYRDWILTPEKLGSARFLHCLPLRRNVEVTDAVLASAQNDCYDEAENRLHVQKSILQFCLHLI; this is translated from the coding sequence ATGAGACACTTCATCAACACCGGGGACTATGACCGCGCCACACTCGAAACCATTTTGACGCATGCCATGACGCACCGTGGTGAGCGTTCAACAGCCCTGAGTGGGCGAACCGTCGCGCTGATGTTCTTTGACAGCTCACTTCGCACCCGCGCCAGTTTTGCCGTCGGTATCGCGCAACTGGGCGGGAACTCCGTCACCTTCGAGGTCGGGCGCGGAACCTGGAATCTGGAATACCAGGAAGGCGTCATCATGGATGGCGACAAACCGGAGCACATTGCCGACGCCGCGCAGGTGCTTTCGCGCTACTTCGATGTGCTGGCCATCCGTTGTTTCCCGTCCCTGAAGCGGCCCGAAGAGGACGCGGCCGATCCGGTCATCGAGGCCTTCCGGCGGTATGCCACGGTTCCGGTCATCAACCTCGAATCGGCGCTGTACCATCCCTGCCAGGCCATGGCCGACATGCTGACCATCCGGGAGCGTTTCGGGCGGACGGAAGGCGTACGGGTTGCGCTGGCGTGGACGCCACATATCAAGGCGCTGCCCACGGCGGTGCCGAACTCGTTTGCGCTGGTGGCCGCGCAGCTTGGCTGCCGGCTGACCATCGTGGCCCCGCCGGAGTTTCCGCTGCCGGACGTGGTCATGGAGCGTCTCGGTGATGTCGAGGTCGTGCATGACCAGTCGGTGCTGGCCCGGCAGGATGTGGTCTATGCCAAGTCCTGGGCGTCGCTGGTGAATTACGGCGCACCGCCGCCAGCACGCTATCGGGACTGGATACTGACACCGGAAAAACTCGGTTCAGCGCGGTTTCTGCACTGCCTGCCGCTGCGGCGCAACGTCGAGGTGACAGACGCGGTGCTGGCATCGGCACAAAACGATTGTTACGACGAAGCCGAAAACCGGCTGCACGTTCAGAAATCCATTTTGCAGTTTTGTTTGCATCTGATTTGA
- the argB gene encoding acetylglutamate kinase, translating into MGFDANVLREALPYINRFKGKTFIVKFGGKVAAEEDTLDSFCEELALCAQIGIRVVAVHGGGVQANELSQQLGIKPKTINGRRITDERALDVVKMVFGGKVNVEILGALRQAGVPAVGLSGVDGNILTARKRPPQVVVNLETGKPQTVDYGYVGEILDVDTRLLDTLIEKDFVPVMASLAADEDGDIYNVNADTVAAVIAAEMRAEKLVLATNVDGVLDEHGQRISRLTLRQAAAMMDAGKVAGGMLPKLEAAARALRAGVNSVHVINGMKAGALLREIFTEEGDGTMITVNGENGVASRPPALSRRQP; encoded by the coding sequence ATGGGATTTGACGCCAATGTGCTGCGGGAAGCCCTCCCGTACATCAATCGTTTCAAGGGAAAGACCTTCATCGTCAAGTTTGGCGGCAAGGTTGCCGCAGAGGAAGACACCCTCGATTCGTTTTGTGAAGAACTGGCGCTGTGCGCCCAGATTGGGATTCGCGTCGTGGCCGTACACGGCGGTGGGGTGCAGGCCAATGAATTGAGCCAGCAGCTTGGCATCAAGCCGAAGACCATCAACGGCCGGCGTATCACGGACGAGCGCGCCCTCGATGTGGTCAAGATGGTTTTTGGCGGCAAGGTCAACGTCGAAATCCTCGGCGCGCTGCGCCAGGCCGGCGTTCCCGCCGTCGGGTTGAGTGGGGTGGACGGCAACATCCTGACGGCACGCAAGCGCCCGCCGCAGGTGGTCGTCAATCTGGAAACCGGCAAGCCGCAGACGGTGGATTATGGCTACGTCGGCGAAATTCTGGATGTGGACACCCGGCTGCTTGACACCCTCATCGAGAAGGATTTTGTTCCGGTCATGGCATCGCTGGCTGCCGATGAGGATGGCGACATCTACAATGTCAATGCCGATACCGTGGCGGCTGTCATTGCGGCGGAGATGCGGGCTGAAAAACTGGTTCTGGCGACCAACGTGGATGGTGTGCTGGATGAGCACGGGCAGCGCATCAGCCGCCTGACGCTGCGGCAAGCCGCCGCCATGATGGACGCCGGAAAGGTGGCCGGTGGCATGCTGCCGAAACTTGAAGCTGCGGCGCGCGCCCTGCGTGCCGGAGTCAACTCAGTGCACGTCATCAACGGCATGAAAGCCGGGGCGCTGCTCCGGGAGATTTTCACGGAAGAAGGGGATGGGACGATGATCACTGTCAACGGCGAGAATGGAGTGGCAAGCCGCCCGCCGGCTTTGTCCCGTCGGCAGCCATGA
- a CDS encoding FkbM family methyltransferase: MTKQTPTPVTILAGPFRGARLILNPAHSKRKILGAYEHVLNPWLKAALRQVDVIWDVGANDGYFTYGCAAAILGQGRRPHIVAFEPGIDDTPSLAEQLTGPAQRWAAAYAGATFEFLPLYVGARNDGVTVTLDAALDARPALAGRAALVKVDVEGAEVDVLDGARRLLTAPVQWLVEVHGEHLLEPVLSRLRAAGRTVDVHPLRPHWLFGPEARTIPTCWVTTRLPSPTSSE; the protein is encoded by the coding sequence TTGACGAAACAGACGCCGACACCCGTGACGATTCTGGCCGGGCCCTTTCGCGGGGCGCGGCTCATTCTCAATCCGGCCCACTCCAAGCGAAAAATCCTGGGCGCTTATGAGCATGTACTCAATCCGTGGCTGAAGGCGGCGTTGCGGCAGGTGGATGTGATCTGGGATGTCGGTGCCAATGATGGCTATTTCACTTACGGATGCGCCGCCGCCATTCTGGGGCAGGGCCGCCGCCCGCATATTGTGGCTTTTGAGCCGGGAATAGACGATACGCCGTCTCTGGCAGAACAACTCACCGGCCCTGCCCAACGGTGGGCTGCCGCCTATGCTGGCGCGACGTTTGAGTTCCTGCCGTTGTACGTCGGGGCCCGAAACGACGGCGTGACCGTCACGCTGGATGCCGCTTTGGATGCCCGGCCGGCGCTGGCCGGACGGGCGGCATTGGTCAAGGTGGATGTCGAAGGCGCTGAAGTGGACGTGCTCGACGGCGCCCGGCGGTTGTTGACCGCACCGGTGCAGTGGCTGGTGGAAGTCCATGGCGAGCACCTGCTGGAGCCGGTCCTGAGCCGGCTGCGGGCAGCGGGCCGGACGGTGGATGTTCACCCGTTGCGTCCCCATTGGCTGTTCGGCCCGGAGGCACGCACGATTCCCACCTGCTGGGTGACGACACGCCTCCCGTCGCCGACTTCCAGCGAGTGA